One genomic window of Saccharomyces cerevisiae S288C chromosome XII, complete sequence includes the following:
- the ERG27 gene encoding 3-keto-steroid reductase (3-keto sterol reductase; catalyzes last of three steps required to remove two C-4 methyl groups from an intermediate in ergosterol biosynthesis; Erg27 protein is mainly ER-localized in strains devoid of mtDNA (rho cells); mutants are sterol auxotrophs; mutation is functionally complemented by human HSD17B7): MNRKVAIVTGTNSNLGLNIVFRLIETEDTNVRLTIVVTSRTLPRVQEVINQIKDFYNKSGRVEDLEIDFDYLLVDFTNMVSVLNAYYDINKKYRAINYLFVNAAQGIFDGIDWIGAVKEVFTNPLEAVTNPTYKIQLVGVKSKDDMGLIFQANVFGPYYFISKILPQLTRGKAYIVWISSIMSDPKYLSLNDIELLKTNASYEGSKRLVDLLHLATYKDLKKLGINQYVVQPGIFTSHSFSEYLNFFTYFGMLCLFYLARLLGSPWHNIDGYKAANAPVYVTRLANPNFEKQDVKYGSATSRDGMPYIKTQEIDPTGMSDVFAYIQKKKLEWDEKLKDQIVETRTPI, encoded by the coding sequence ATGAACAGGAAAGTAGCTATCGTAACGGGTACTAATAGTAATCTTGGTCTGAACATTGTGTTCCGTCTGATTGAAACTGAGGACACCAATGTCAGATTGACCATTGTGGTGACTTCTAGAACGCTTCCTCGAGTGCAGGAGGTGATTAACCAGATTAAAGATTTTTACAACAAATCAGGCCGTGTAGAGGATTTGGAAATAGACTTTGATTATCTGTTGGTGGACTTCACCAACATGGTGAGTGTCTTGAACGCATATTACGACATCAACAAAAAGTACAGGGCGATAAACTACCTTTTCGTGAATGCTGCGCAAGGTATCTTTGACGGTATAGATTGGATCGGAGCGGTCAAGGAGGTTTTCACCAATCCATTGGAGGCAGTGACAAATCCGACATACAAGATACAACTGGTGGGCGTCAAGTCTAAAGATGACATGGGGCTTATTTTCCAGGCCAATGTGTTTGGTCCGTACTACTTTATCAGTAAAATTCTGCCTCAATTGACCAGGGGAAAGGCTTATATTGTTTGGATTTCGAGTATTATGTCCGATCCTAAGTATCTTTCGTTGAACGATATTGAACTACTAAAGACAAATGCCTCTTATGAGGGCTCCAAGCGTTTAGTTGATTTACTGCATTTGGCCACCTACAAAGACTTGAAAAAGCTGGGCATAAATCAGTATGTAGTTCAACCGGGCATATTTACAAGCCATTCCTTCTCCgaatatttgaattttttcacctATTTCGGCATGCTATGCTTGTTCTATTTGGCCAGGCTGTTGGGGTCTCCATGGCACAATATTGATGGTTATAAAGCTGCCAATGCCCCAGTATACGTAACTAGATTGGCCAATCCAAACTTTGAGAAACAAGACGTAAAATACGGTTCTGCTACCTCTAGGGATGGTATGCCATATATCAAGACGCAGGAAATAGACCCTACTGGAATGTCTGATGTCTTCGCTTATatacagaagaagaaactggAATGGGACGAGAAACTGAAAGATCAAATTGTTGAAACTAGAACCCCCATTTAA
- the ICT1 gene encoding lysophosphatidic acid acyltransferase ICT1 (Lysophosphatidic acid acyltransferase; responsible for enhanced phospholipid synthesis during organic solvent stress; null displays increased sensitivity to Calcofluor white; highly expressed during organic solvent stress; ICT1 has a paralog, ECM18, that arose from the whole genome duplication; human ABHD5 can complement ict1 null mutant) — protein MWTNTFKWCSKTEKETTTADAKVCASVQGLKALQQQIMDSTTVRGSVNNTMTPGGINQWHFHNKRANKVCTPTVLIHGYAASSMAFYRTFENLSDNIKDLYAIDLPANGASEAPALQVNKTKKIKSLRFKHIEDDVVIPVIEKRPPAEDIKSHLEQYESYFVDRIEQWRKDNKLRKINVVGHSFGGYISFKYALKYPDSIEKLCLISPLGVENSIHAITHKWEPNTTYPLTFTDPSSRYYTRKLNVPRFIFENQLNVLKWMGPIGSKLCSNYISTAYVKVPDQIYKDYLLHSFVGKNQTVQPQTIKVFTHLFERNLIARDPIINNVRFLNPATPVMFMYGEHDWMDKYAGYLTTESMLKNKAKASYVEVPDAGHNLFLDNPQHFASSLVSFLSK, from the coding sequence ATGTGGACAAACACTTTCAAATGGTGCAGCAAAACTGAGAAGGAGACCACTACTGCAGACGCCAAGGTGTGTGCTAGCGTGCAGGGCCTGAAGGCCCTGCAGCAGCAAATTATGGATAGCACCACTGTGCGTGGGTCCGTTAATAACACGATGACTCCAGGCGGGATTAACCAGTGGCATTTCCACAATAAGCGTGCGAACAAAGTGTGCACGCCTACAGTACTAATCCATGGATACGCTGCCTCGTCGATGGCGTTCTACAGGACGTTTGAGAACCTGTCAGACAACATTAAAGATCTATATGCCATCGACTTGCCAGCCAATGGTGCCTCAGAGGCGCCAGCATTGCAAGTGAACAAAACCAAGAAGATCAAGTCTCTCAGGTTTAAGCATATAGAAGATGACGTAGTAATCCCTGTGATAGAGAAGCGCCCCCCAGCAGAGGACATCAAGTCACACCTGGAGCAGTACGAAAGCTACTTCGTAGACAGGATAGAGCAATGGCGGAAGGATAACAAGCTTCGCAAAATAAACGTGGTGGGCCATTCATTCGGAGGATATATTTCATTCAAATACGCCCTCAAGTACCCTGATTCCATTGAGAAACTGTGTCTCATATCTCCTCTTGGTGTGGAAAACAGTATACATGCTATCACCCACAAATGGGAGCCCAACACCACCTATCCACTTACGTTTACCGACCCATCGTCCCGATATTATACAAGAAAGCTGAACGTACCGCGGtttatctttgaaaacCAGCTAAACGTTTTGAAGTGGATGGGACCCATAGGCTCCAAATTGTGCTCGAACTACATCTCCACCGCATACGTAAAAGTTCCGGATCAGATATATAAGGACTATCTTTTGCACTCATTTGTCGGGAAGAACCAGACGGTGCAACCACAGACAATCAAGGTGTTCACCCATTTGTTTGAAAGGAATCTGATCGCTAGAGATCCGATAATAAACAACGTTCGTTTTTTGAACCCAGCAACGCCTGTCATGTTCATGTATGGCGAGCACGATTGGATGGATAAATATGCGGGCTACTTGACTACTGAATCAATGCTAAAAAACAAGGCAAAGGCTAGCTACGTTGAAGTCCCTGATGCTGGCCATAATCTTTTCCTGGACAACCCGCAGCACTTTGCCTCTTCTTTAGTCTCGTTCCTGTCAAAGTAA
- the CHA4 gene encoding Cha4p (DNA binding transcriptional activator; mediates serine/threonine activation of the catabolic L-serine (L-threonine) deaminase (CHA1); Zinc-finger protein with Zn[2]-Cys[6] fungal-type binuclear cluster domain) encodes MMLEPSPPPLTTTVTPSLPSSLKKSVTDNDQNNNNVPRKRKLACQNCRRRRRKCNMEKPCSNCIKFRTECVFTQQDLRNKRYSTTYVEALQSQIRSLKEQLQILSSSSSTIASNALSSLKNNSDHGDAPNEKILKYGETAQSALPSSESNDENESDAFTKKMPSESPPPVGTNSIYPSNSLSIIKKKTDGSTRYQQQQVSLKNLSRSPLILRSLSLFFKWLYPGHYLFIHRETFLSAFFGDTNTKSYYCSEELVFAIAALGSLISYKSETELFQQSEVFYQRAKTIVLKKIFQLEDSSLAESSSSSKLAIIQTLLCLAFYDIGSGENPMAWYLSGLAFRIAHEIGLHLNPEAWSNVYEDELSIMDFEVRSRIYWGCYIADHLIAILFGRSTSLRLSNSTVPETDELPEIETGIEEYIYDPKVILSTANPLKKLIVLSRITEIFASKIFSPNETLLQRSEYLAKFNLEVYNWRRDLPPELQWTKRSLMEMTDFNPTIAYVWFHYYIVLISYNKPFIYEIKQSRELVEGYVDELYYLLKVWKNKFKTFEKATIYMIYSAILAIQCMKSNLIKKDRKQDFLNFLSAPTLNYELARKFIENSEDALHNSETMDLLGTLSHGNDFALEYNFDFTLLNEIDMLIGGNTNDGLSK; translated from the coding sequence ATGATGTTGGAGCCTTCACCTCCACCTTTAACAACAACGGTAACACCCTCCCTTCCGTCCAGTTTAAAGAAATCTGTGACAGATAATGACCAGAATAATAACAACGTGCCCAGGAAGAGAAAACTAGCATGCCAGAATTGCcgtagaagaagaaggaaatgtAACATGGAAAAGCCTTGTTCAAACTGTATCAAGTTTCGTACCGAATGTGTATTCACTCAACAAGACTTAAGGAACAAAAGATATTCTACGACTTACGTAGAAGCTTTACAGAGCCAGATTCGGTCTTTGAAAGAACAGTTGCAAATATTAAGTTCCTCGTCTTCCACAATTGCTAGCAATGCTCTCTCCTCGTTAAAAAACAACAGTGATCATGGTGATGCTcctaatgaaaaaatcttaaAGTATGGCGAAACAGCACAATCAGCACTACCATCATCTGAAAGCAACGATGAGAATGAGTCTGATGCGTTCACCAAGAAAATGCCTTCCGAGAGCCCTCCACCAGTTGGCACAAATAGTATATATCCATCAAATTCCTTGTctataataaaaaagaagacgGATGGAAGCACAAGATATCAGCAACAGCAGGTCAGcctaaaaaatttatcaagAAGTCCCCTTATCTTAAGATCGTTGTCactctttttcaaatggcTATACCCGGGACATTACCTTTTCATTCATAGAGAAACTTTCTTAAGTGCTTTCTTCGGTGATACTAACACTAAAAGTTACTATTGTTCCGAAGAATTGGTATTTGCAATCGCTGCATTGGGATCTTTGATTTCATACAAATCAGAAACTGagctttttcaacaatCTGAAGTGTTTTATCAAAGAGCCAAGACGATAGtactcaaaaaaatttttcaactggAAGATTCTTCGTTAGCTGAATCGTCGTCCTCTTCGAAATTAGCAATCATCCAGACTCTATTGTGTTTGGCATTTTATGACATTGGAAGCGGAGAAAACCCCATGGCTTGGTATCTTTCTGGGCTGGCATTTAGGATTGCCCACGAAATCGGCCTACATTTGAATCCAGAAGCATGGAGTAATGTTTATGAAGACGAGCTGTCAATAATGGATTTTGAAGTGAGAAGTAGAATTTATTGGGGCTGCTACATTGCTGATCATTTAATAGCGATCCTCTTTGGAAGATCAACTTCCTTGCGTTTGTCCAATTCCACTGTTCCAGAAACAGACGAGCTACCTGAAATTGAGACTGGTATAGAGGAGTACATATATGACCCAAAAGTAATATTGTCCACTGCAAACCCCTTGAAGAAACTGATTGTGTTATCGAGAATAACGGAGATTTTTGCATCCAAGATTTTCAGCCCAAACGAAACTCTACTTCAAAGGAGTGAATACTTGGCCAAATTTAATCTGGAGGTATACAATTGGAGAAGGGATTTGCCCCCTGAACTACAATGGACCAAGAGGTCATTGATGGAAATGACAGATTTTAACCCAACCATAGCTTACGTATGGTTTCATTACTATATCGTGCTAATTTCCTATAATAAACCTTTCATATACGAAATCAAACAAAGCCGGGAATTGGTTGAAGGTTATGTTGATGAACTGtattatcttttaaaagtttggaaaaataaatttaagACGTTTGAGAAGGCCACAATTTACATGATTTATTCTGCGATTTTAGCCATCCAATGCATGAAGTCCAACTTGATTAAAAAGGATAGAAAACAAGACTtcttaaattttttaagtGCGCCTACCCTGAATTACGAACTTGCTAGAAAATTCATAGAAAACTCTGAAGATGCTTTGCATAATTCAGAAACTATGGATTTATTAGGGACTCTATCTCACGGTAACGATTTTGCCTTAGAGTACAATTTTGACTTTACTTTATTGAATGAGATTGATATGCTGATTGGTGGAAACACCAATGATGGTTTGTCGAAGTAA
- the CDC45 gene encoding DNA replication initiation factor CDC45 (DNA replication initiation factor; recruited to MCM pre-RC complexes at replication origins; promotes release of MCM from Mcm10p, recruits elongation machinery; binds tightly to ssDNA, which disrupts interaction with the MCM helicase and stalls it during replication stress; mutants in human homolog may cause velocardiofacial and DiGeorge syndromes), whose product MYYGISQFSEAYNKILRNSSSHSSCQLVIFVSCLNIDALCATKMLSLLFKKQLVQSQIVPIFGYSELRRHYSQLDDNINSLLLVGFGGVIDLEAFLEIDPQEYVIDTDEKSGEQSFRRDIYVLDAHRPWNLDNIFGSQIIQCFDDGTVDDTLGEQKEAYYKLLELDEESGDDELSGDENDNNGGDDEATDADEVTDEDEEDEDETISNKRGNSSIGPNDLSKRKQRKKQIHEYEGVLEEYYSQGTTVVNSISAQIYSLLSAIGETNLSNLWLNILGTTSLDIAYAQVYNRLYPLLQDEVKRLTPSSRNSVKTPDTLTLNIQPDYYLFLLRHSSLYDSFYYSNYVNAKLSLWNENGKKRLHKMFARMGIPLSTAQETWLYMDHSIKRELGIIFDKNLDRYGLQDIIRDGFVRTLGYRGSISASEFVEALTALLEVGNSTDKDSVKINNDNNDDTDGEEEEDNSAQKLTNLRKRWVSNFWLSWDALDDRKVELLNRGIQLAQDLQRAIFNTGVAILEKKLIKHLRIYRLCVLQDGPDLDLYRNPLTLLRLGNWLIECCAESEDKQLLPMVLASIDENTDTYLVAGLTPRYPRGLDTIHTKKPILNNFSMAFQQITAETDAKVRIDNFESSIIEIRREDLSPFLEKLTLSGLL is encoded by the coding sequence ATGTATTATGGAATCAGCCAGTTTAGCGAAGCCTACAACAAAATCTTAAGGAATTCATCGTCTCATTCATCATGTCAATTGGTCATTTTCGTTTCTTGTCTTAACATCGATGCGCTGTGTGCGACGAAGATGTTGTCactattattcaaaaaacaaTTGGTACAATCTCAAATAGTACCGATATTTGGGTACTCTGAATTACGACGCCACTATTCTCAATTGGATGACAATATAAATAGTCTGCTATTAGTAGGGTTTGGAGGCGTTATTGATCTGGAGGCTTTCTTAGAAATCGATCCCCAAGAGTATGTTATCGATACAGATGAAAAGTCGGGGGAACAAAGTTTCAGGAGAGACATCTACGTGTTGGATGCTCATAGACCGTGGAATCTCGACAATATATTTGGATCACAAATCATCCAATGTTTTGACGACGGTACGGTGGATGACACATTAGGCgaacaaaaagaagcatACTATAAATTGCTTGAACTGGACGAGGAGAGTGGTGACGATGAGCTCTCAGGTGACGAGAACGATAATAATGGGGGTGACGATGAGGCAACTGATGCCGATGAAGTCACAGACGAGGAcgaagaagacgaagatgaGACAATATCTAATAAAAGAGGTAATTCTTCAATAGGACCGAATGATCtctcaaaaagaaagcaacGAAAGAAGCAAATCCATGAATATGAAGGTGTTTTGGAGGAATACTATTCTCAAGGCACAACAGTGGTTAACTCGATATCTGCACAAATCTATTCATTATTGTCTGCTATCGGAGAAACAAATCTTTCAAACCTGTGGTTGAATATACTTGGTACGACCTCGTTAGATATAGCATATGCTCAAGTTTACAATCGATTATACCCCTTATTGCAAGATGAAGTGAAGCGTCTCACACCAAGCAGTAGAAACTCAGTAAAGACCCCTGATACATTGACGTTAAACATCCAACCGGATTACTACCTTTTCTTACTGAGGCATTCTTCATTGTACGACagtttttattattctaACTATGTCAATGCCAAACTATCCCTATGGAATGAAAATGGGAAAAAGAGATTGCATAAGATGTTTGCTAGAATGGGTATACCATTAAGTACTGCACAAGAAACATGGTTATACATGGATCATTCTATTAAGAGAGAACTTGGGATAATATTTGACAAAAATTTGGATCGTTATGGGTTGCAAGATATAATTAGAGATGGGTTTGTTAGAACTCTTGGATATCGTGGGTCCATAAGTGCCAGTGAATTTGTCGAAGCACTAACAGCTCTTTTGGAAGTAGGTAATTCAACTGATAAGGATAGTgtgaaaataaataatgacAATAATGACGATACAGATGgagaggaagaagaagataacaGCGCTCAAAAATTGACgaatttgagaaaaagaTGGGTTTCGAATTTTTGGCTCAGTTGGGATGCTCTAGATGACAGAAAGGTGGAACTATTAAACCGTGGCATTCAACTAGCACAAGACTTACAGAGAGCAATTTTTAATACCGGGGTTGCTATATTggagaagaaattaatCAAGCATTTAAGAATTTATAGATTATGCGTCTTACAAGACGGACCCGATTTAGACTTGTACAGAAACCCATTGACGTTATTAAGATTAGGAAATTGGCTCATAGAATGCTGTGCGGAATCTGAAGACAAGCAATTGTTGCCCATGGTGCTTGCCAGCATAGATGAAAATACGGACACTTACTTGGTTGCTGGGTTAACACCTAGGTATCCTCGCGGACTAGACACGATACACACAAAAAAACctattttgaataatttcaGCATGGCGTTTCAACAAATAACTGCAGAAACGGATGCTAAAGTGAGAATagataattttgaaagttcCATAATTGAAATACGTCGTGAAGATCTTTCACCATTCCTGGAGAAGCTGACCTTGAGTGGATTGTTATAA
- the SEN2 gene encoding tRNA splicing endonuclease subunit SEN2 (Subunit of the tRNA splicing endonuclease; tRNA splicing endonuclease (Sen complex) is composed of Sen2p, Sen15p, Sen34p, and Sen54p; Sen complex also cleaves the CBP1 mRNA at the mitochondrial surface; Sen2p contains the active site for tRNA 5' splice site cleavage and has similarity to Sen34p and to Archaeal tRNA splicing endonuclease; localizes to the peroxisome in a Pex5p-dependent manner in oleate) — protein MSKGRVNQKRYKYPLPIHPVDDLPELILHNPLSWLYWAYRYYKSTNALNDKVHVDFIGDTTLHITVQDDKQMLYLWNNGFFGTGQFSRSEPTWKARTEARLGLNDTPLHNRGGTKSNTETEMTLEKVTQQRRLQRLEFKKERAKLERELLELRKKGGHIDEENILLEKQRESLRKFKLKQTEDVGIVAQQQDISESNLRDEDNNLLDENGDLLPLESLELMPVEAMFLTFALPVLDISPACLAGKLFQFDAKYKDIHSFVRSYVIYHHYRSHGWCVRSGIKFGCDYLLYKRGPPFQHAEFCVMGLDHDVSKDYTWYSSIARVVGGAKKTFVLCYVERLISEQEAIALWKSNNFTKLFNSFQVGEVLYKRWVPGRNRD, from the coding sequence ATGTCTAAAGGGAGGGTCAATCAGAAGCGTTACAAGTATCCTCTTCCAATTCACCCCGTAGATGACCTTCCAGAGTTAATCCTTCATAATCCGTTATCTTGGCTATATTGGGCATACCGCTATTACAAGAGTACGAACGCACTGAACGATAAAGTACATGTAGATTTTATAGGAGATACCACTCTTCACATCACGGTTCAAGATGACAAGCAAATGCTATATCTTTGGAATAATGGATTTTTTGGCACTGGTCAATTTAGCAGGAGTGAGCCTACATGGAAAGCTAGAACAGAGGCCAGACTGGGTCTCAATGATACTCCCCTCCACAATCGGGGAGGAACAAAGAGTAATACTGAAACGGAGATGACTTTAGAGAAGGTCACACAACAGAGGAGATTACAAAGATTAGAGTTCAAGAAAGAACGTGCGAAGTTAGAAAGAGAATTACTagaattaagaaaaaaaggtggTCATATCGATGAGGAAAACATCCTCCTTGAGAAACAACGAGAATcattaagaaaatttaaactAAAACAAACAGAAGACGTGGGCATCGTTGCACAACAGCAAGACATTTCCGAATCAAATTTAAGAGATGAAGACAACAATCTTCTTGATGAGAACGGTGATCTTTTGCCACTAGAGTCACTAGAACTAATGCCAGTGGAAGCTATGTTTTTAACTTTTGCACTTCCTGTTCTTGACATATCTCCCGCGTGCCTGGCAGGGAAACTGTTTCAATTCGATGCCaaatataaagatattCACTCCTTTGTCAGATCATACGTTATATACCATCACTACAGATCACACGGTTGGTGCGTAAGATCTGGTATAAAATTCGGCTGCgattatttattatataagAGAGGGCCACCATTTCAACACGCTGAATTTTGTGTTATGGGTCTTGACCACGACGTCTCTAAAGATTATACGTGGTATTCTAGCATAGCCCGTGTTGTGGGCGGCGCAAAGAAGACGTTTGTGTTATGCTACGTGGAGAGACTAATCTCGGAACAGGAGGCGATAGCACTATGGAAATCAAACAACTTTACTAAATTGTTCAATAGTTTTCAAGTTGGTGAAGTATTGTATAAGAGATGGGTTCCCGGAAGAAATAGAGACTAG
- the LCL2 gene encoding Lcl2p (hypothetical protein; mutant is deficient in cell wall mannosylphosphate and has long chronological lifespan; genetic interactions suggest a role in ER-associated protein degradation (ERAD); SWAT-GFP fusion protein localizes to the endoplasmic reticulum and vacuole, while mCherry fusion localizes to just the vacuole), with product MSQSRWSIVLIFALFIFGSTGVNAFFNFGHHQQQQQQQQQSYEDQVLNNPCDGYLCPDTLTCVAQQKDCPCPFPKSQLKCVLPDNKFVCISKPATHNEKFRAIYDDPVKGPKAKNKGFRDCGWVSDAYKNH from the coding sequence ATGAGTCAAAGTCGCTGGAGTATCGTTCTCATCTTTGcattgtttatttttggcAGCACTGGAGTGAATgccttcttcaatttcgGTCATCAtcagcaacagcaacagcaacagcaacaatCATATGAAGATCAAGTTTTAAATAACCCTTGTGATGGGTATTTGTGTCCGGACACCCTAACGTGCGTTGCACAGCAGAAAGACTGTCCTTGTCCCTTCCCTAAATCTCAGTTGAAATGTGTCCTTCCTGATAATAAATTTGTTTGCATATCCAAACCAGCCACACACAATGAAAAGTTTAGAGCAATATATGATGACCCTGTCAAGGGCCCCAAAGCAAAGAACAAGGGGTTTAGGGATTGTGGATGGGTATCAGATGCTTACAAAAACCATTGA
- the MIM2 gene encoding Mim2p (Mitochondrial protein required for outer membrane protein import; involved in import of the subset of proteins with multiple alpha-helical transmembrane segments, including Ugo1p, Tom20p, and Fzo1p; component of a large protein complex in the outer membrane that includes Mim1p and functions as cation-selective channel for translocation of positively charged precursor segments; not essential in W303 strain background), protein MADSEDTSVILQGIDTINSVEGLEEDGYLSDEDTSLSNELADAQRQWEESLQQLNKLLNWVLLPLLGKYIGRRMAKTLWSRFIEHFV, encoded by the coding sequence ATGGCAGATAGCGAGGATACCTCTGTGATCCTGCAGGGCATCGACACAATCAACAGCGTGGAGGGCCTGGAAGAAGATGGTTACCTCAGCGACGAGGACACGTCACTCAGCAACGAGCTCGCAGATGCACAGCGTCAATGGGAAGAGTCGCTGCAACAGTTGAACAAGCTGCTCAACTGGGTCCTGCTGCCCCTGCTGGGCAAGTATATAGGTAGGAGAATGGCCAAGACTCTATGGAGTAGGTTCATTGAACACTTTGTATAA
- the APC9 gene encoding anaphase promoting complex subunit 9 (Subunit of the Anaphase-Promoting Complex/Cyclosome (APC/C); APC/C is a ubiquitin-protein ligase required for degradation of anaphase inhibitors, including mitotic cyclins, during the metaphase/anaphase transition), whose protein sequence is MNQNGDKNEGKLFQLPSLPPWKTPRFNKANFNNFTTPLRKRSTRVINDDSMPITGEVLEERTADDLYGINMDVDEVDYLNTLSHIEEEKQYDYSPFCERNTLRESRIDSFLKAERAAHCLVFHKVGHLDGIDSYRPDIDIMCGEEANKYDSANPEGNGSMLLESVPGCNKEDLERLSRREFVTNSKPNMRRLDDIINHETNALKSFWNDSGLVNSLQSHHLHEEYLLLQEELKNVYKIKCHDRVPIESLRDKCRRHYSNEDSSFL, encoded by the coding sequence ATGAACCAAAATGGTGATAAGAACGAAGGCAAGTTGTTTCAACTACCGTCATTGCCGCCCTGGAAAACACCAAGGTTCAACAAAGCCAACTTTAACAATTTTACCACACCGCTACGGAAAAGGTCGACAAGGGTAATAAATGATGATTCGATGCCCATAACAGGCGAAGTACTAGAGGAGAGGACTGCAGATGATCTCTATGGGATAAATATGGACGTAGACGAAGTCGACTATCTGAATACTTTGAGCCACATCgaggaagaaaagcaaTACGATTATTCACCGTTTTGTGAGCGCAATACGCTAAGGGAAAGTAGAATTGACAGTTTTTTGAAAGCCGAAAGGGCAGCACATTGTCTTGTGTTTCATAAGGTGGGCCATCTAGACGGCATAGACAGCTATCGACCCGATATTGACATCATGTGCGGCGAAGAGGCTAATAAATATGACAGTGCGAATCCGGAGGGCAATGGTTCAATGTTGTTAGAGAGTGTACCTGGATGCAACAAAGAAGACCTGGAGAGGTTATCAAGGCGAGAATTTGTAACAAATTCGAAACCTAATATGAGACGGTTGGATGACATAATAAATCATGAAACGAACGCCTTAAAAAGTTTCTGGAACGACTCAGGATTAGTCAATTCACTCCAAAGTCATCATTTGCATGAAGAGTACCTTCTTTTGCAAGAAGAATTAAAGAATGTGTACAAGATTAAATGCCATGACAGAGTGCCAATAGAAAGTCTACGCGATAAGTGCAGAAGACACTATAGCAACGAGGATAGTTCGTTTCTCTGA